In one window of Bacteroidota bacterium DNA:
- a CDS encoding phosphoribosylformylglycinamidine cyclo-ligase: MSDLYARRGVSSGKEDVHAAISHLDKGLYPNAFCKILPDYFAHSSAHACLLHTDTAGTKPILAYLYWRETGDLDVWKGIVEDALVMNLDDMACAGMTTGFVVSSNIARNKARIPGEVLGVLIAHADAYLNSLRKYGIEAWLAGGETADVGDLVRTLDVGYTVAGRMARDEVMEINIQPGQVIVGVASSGQASYEQSWNSGIGSNGLTSARHDLLASYYKVHYPETLEPSLEEAVTYAGKYRLTDPIAGVPVDVGHMILSPTRTYLPLLRPLLAEYRSKIGGLIHCTGGGQTKCLHFAPQGVHIVKDNLMEIPVIFREIQAAMHTPWKEMYRTFNMGHRLEIYTDADTAQVIIEQAASLHLQAQVVGRVEPGAGPKATLAVHHAGQVLQYP; the protein is encoded by the coding sequence ATGAGTGACCTGTATGCCCGCAGGGGTGTTTCCTCCGGAAAAGAGGACGTACACGCTGCCATTTCGCACCTGGATAAGGGTCTGTACCCAAATGCGTTTTGCAAAATCCTGCCCGACTACTTTGCCCACAGCTCGGCCCATGCCTGCCTGCTGCATACTGATACGGCAGGCACCAAGCCCATCCTGGCCTATCTCTATTGGCGCGAGACGGGGGACCTGGACGTATGGAAGGGCATTGTAGAGGATGCGCTGGTAATGAACCTGGACGACATGGCCTGCGCGGGCATGACAACGGGTTTCGTTGTTTCGTCCAACATTGCACGAAACAAGGCACGCATACCCGGCGAGGTGCTGGGCGTGCTGATAGCCCATGCCGATGCCTACCTGAACAGCCTGAGAAAGTATGGCATAGAGGCCTGGCTAGCCGGAGGCGAAACTGCCGACGTGGGCGACCTGGTACGCACCCTGGATGTGGGCTATACCGTAGCGGGCCGCATGGCCCGGGACGAGGTAATGGAGATAAACATACAGCCCGGCCAGGTGATCGTGGGGGTGGCCAGCAGTGGCCAGGCCAGCTATGAGCAGAGCTGGAATAGTGGCATAGGCAGCAATGGACTCACCAGTGCGCGGCACGACCTGCTGGCCAGCTACTACAAGGTGCACTACCCCGAAACCCTGGAGCCTAGCCTGGAAGAGGCCGTAACCTATGCCGGCAAGTACCGGCTGACCGACCCTATAGCCGGCGTGCCGGTAGATGTGGGGCACATGATCCTGAGCCCTACACGCACGTACCTGCCCCTGCTAAGGCCCCTGCTGGCCGAGTATCGCTCAAAGATTGGCGGCCTGATCCACTGCACGGGCGGCGGACAAACCAAGTGCCTGCACTTTGCACCCCAGGGGGTGCACATCGTTAAGGATAACCTGATGGAGATTCCCGTTATCTTCCGGGAGATACAGGCGGCCATGCATACGCCCTGGAAGGAGATGTACCGCACCTTCAACATGGGGCACCGGCTGGAGATCTACACGGATGCCGATACCGCTCAGGTAATTATCGAGCAGGCTGCTAGCCTGCACCTACAGGCGCAGGTGGTGGGGCGTGTAGAGCCCGGGGCTGGGCCAAAGGCTACGCTGGCGGTGCACCATGCGGGCCAGGTGCTACAGTACCCCTGA
- a CDS encoding OmpA family protein: MSKKTILLGFLLLFTLGYAHAQPPCTGLSKEELRIFSEGLKAYKNRELAKAKCTWEGIKTPCFELSYLLGRTNWYLNNYEQAKKYMEDALLQNANGNDTLYYDLAQVLKTLGQYDNAKKTFEDFLSRYPVTDPNDYYLKQTRYELAGIEYAKVEMETNKDCPGWRVTRDAGMKTINQTVYDEGFPAIFAVEADSFLIFTAESPQNRGYKPKKKPKDRCEVPRGAYPEDGKPYRDLWIASMKNDSTFGQPENLGTLINTKSNDGNAVIDPTGKVMYYTICGEGRFKKKWGCSIYESKYDAETASWGLFEKVPGIAGTQKVVINSKGKTKDVPTVDMHPTLADGGNTMYFASTREGGKGGMDIWVSSKAGTSWSTPVNAGSINTPGNEMSPHMGADGKKIYFASAGGFAGFGGYDLYEAEGSTSTWSAPKNLGAGINTSYDDFALIWTEQDSIGYLTSNRAGKGDDDIYRIVKQYCPPLSLTVQGLVRNENTKQVIPFATVTLFRYEKDGSLTPLDTMKTQQDGRYSMSIERGYRYKLVGTAPEYLSKDMTVDAREVKGKGAQRLEANIDILLPPIEIDMIVFLDNIYYDFDKADLRPESIRTLEKLVKLLKDNPSITIQINSHTDTNGSERYNVRLSNRRAKSVVTYLVEAGIDEKRLSSFGFGETRPFKYPELSDADEQANRRTEFRIRSMDFTPKAR; this comes from the coding sequence ATGTCCAAAAAAACAATCCTGCTGGGCTTCTTGTTGCTGTTCACACTGGGATATGCCCACGCACAGCCACCCTGCACCGGTTTGAGCAAAGAAGAGCTGAGGATATTCAGCGAGGGGTTGAAAGCGTATAAAAATCGCGAACTGGCCAAGGCGAAATGTACTTGGGAGGGCATAAAAACCCCATGCTTTGAGCTTAGCTACCTGCTGGGACGTACCAACTGGTACCTGAACAACTACGAGCAAGCCAAAAAGTACATGGAGGATGCTCTGCTGCAGAATGCAAACGGCAACGACACCCTGTACTACGACCTGGCACAGGTACTGAAGACACTGGGGCAGTATGACAACGCCAAGAAGACTTTTGAGGACTTTCTGAGCCGTTATCCGGTTACCGACCCCAATGACTATTACCTGAAGCAAACCCGGTACGAGCTGGCTGGCATCGAGTATGCCAAGGTAGAAATGGAGACCAATAAGGACTGCCCTGGCTGGCGTGTAACCCGAGATGCCGGGATGAAAACGATAAATCAAACGGTGTACGACGAGGGCTTCCCGGCAATCTTTGCCGTGGAGGCAGACAGCTTCCTGATATTCACGGCCGAGAGCCCGCAGAACCGCGGCTACAAGCCAAAGAAGAAACCGAAAGATCGCTGCGAGGTGCCCCGTGGAGCCTATCCGGAGGATGGAAAGCCCTACAGGGATCTGTGGATCGCGAGCATGAAAAATGACAGCACTTTTGGTCAGCCAGAAAACTTGGGCACCCTGATTAATACCAAGTCTAATGACGGGAACGCCGTAATAGACCCCACAGGCAAGGTAATGTACTACACCATCTGTGGAGAAGGTCGCTTCAAAAAGAAATGGGGCTGCAGCATCTACGAATCCAAGTACGATGCCGAAACTGCCAGCTGGGGCCTATTCGAAAAAGTGCCCGGAATAGCAGGAACCCAAAAAGTGGTGATAAACAGCAAGGGCAAAACCAAGGATGTGCCTACGGTAGACATGCACCCCACCCTGGCCGATGGCGGAAACACCATGTACTTTGCCTCCACGCGCGAGGGCGGAAAAGGGGGCATGGACATCTGGGTCTCCAGCAAGGCGGGCACCAGCTGGAGTACGCCCGTAAATGCGGGATCCATTAATACGCCCGGCAATGAAATGAGCCCACACATGGGGGCCGACGGAAAGAAAATCTATTTTGCCAGTGCCGGGGGCTTTGCCGGCTTTGGCGGCTACGACCTGTACGAGGCCGAGGGTAGTACCTCCACCTGGTCTGCACCCAAAAACCTGGGAGCGGGCATAAACACCAGCTACGACGACTTTGCCCTGATCTGGACCGAGCAAGACAGCATAGGCTACCTGACCAGCAACCGGGCCGGAAAAGGCGATGATGACATTTACCGTATTGTGAAGCAGTACTGCCCACCCCTATCGCTCACGGTGCAGGGCTTGGTGCGCAACGAAAACACCAAGCAGGTTATCCCCTTTGCCACGGTTACCCTCTTCCGCTACGAAAAGGACGGAAGCCTAACGCCGCTGGACACGATGAAAACCCAGCAGGACGGACGCTACAGCATGAGCATCGAGCGAGGATATCGCTACAAACTGGTGGGTACAGCCCCCGAATACTTGTCCAAGGACATGACCGTGGATGCGCGGGAGGTAAAAGGCAAGGGTGCGCAAAGGCTGGAGGCCAATATAGACATCCTGCTACCGCCGATCGAAATCGACATGATTGTCTTCCTGGACAATATCTACTACGACTTTGACAAGGCCGACCTGCGCCCCGAGAGCATTCGCACCCTGGAGAAGCTGGTCAAGCTGCTGAAAGACAACCCCAGCATCACGATCCAGATCAATTCTCACACAGACACAAATGGATCTGAGCGCTACAACGTGCGCCTGAGCAACCGCAGGGCCAAGAGTGTAGTAACCTACCTGGTAGAAGCAGGCATAGACGAAAAGCGCCTGTCCAGCTTTGGCTTCGGCGAAACACGCCCCTTCAAATACCCGGAGCTGTCTGACGCAGATGAGCAGGCCAACCGCCGTACGGAATTCCGGATCCGCAGCATGGACTTTACACCCAAGGCCCGGTAA
- a CDS encoding oxidoreductase, with protein sequence MEKWLVTGASSGLGLAIAKEALEQGAYVYATFRQLAQAAAYSQQYAGRGLGLVMNLSDAASIQEAVAQVGELDVLVNNAGLGMAGAIEETSMAEARRLFEVNFFGTLRLTQLLLPQLRAQRRGHIVQISSHGGIKAFAGFGLYNASKFALEGMSEAMAQELAPLGIRVSLVEPGPFRTQFAGPGFVQAENRIADYQATAGTFREKIAAVHGQQEGDPAKAAKAIGQLVHRADPPLRLPLGKTALMTIQTKLDQVQTDLDAARELASQAIFGP encoded by the coding sequence ATGGAAAAATGGCTAGTAACCGGTGCCTCCTCGGGCCTCGGGCTAGCCATAGCCAAAGAAGCCCTGGAGCAGGGCGCGTATGTATACGCTACCTTTCGTCAGCTGGCACAGGCAGCAGCCTACAGCCAGCAGTATGCGGGCCGTGGCCTGGGGCTGGTAATGAACCTGAGCGACGCGGCGAGCATACAGGAGGCCGTGGCGCAGGTGGGCGAACTGGATGTACTGGTGAATAACGCCGGGCTGGGCATGGCAGGCGCCATAGAGGAAACCAGCATGGCCGAAGCCCGACGACTGTTCGAGGTCAACTTCTTTGGCACCCTGCGGCTTACCCAGCTGCTGCTACCGCAGCTGCGGGCCCAGCGGCGGGGACATATTGTTCAAATCTCCTCGCATGGGGGGATCAAGGCTTTTGCAGGCTTTGGCCTATACAATGCCAGCAAGTTTGCGCTAGAGGGGATGAGTGAGGCTATGGCGCAGGAGCTAGCCCCCCTGGGCATCCGGGTAAGCCTGGTAGAGCCTGGGCCCTTCCGCACCCAGTTTGCAGGCCCCGGCTTTGTGCAAGCCGAAAACCGGATAGCCGACTACCAGGCAACAGCCGGGACGTTTCGTGAGAAAATAGCTGCCGTGCACGGCCAGCAAGAGGGAGACCCGGCCAAGGCCGCCAAGGCCATCGGGCAGCTGGTGCATCGGGCAGACCCACCCCTGCGACTGCCCCTGGGCAAAACCGCCCTGATGACCATACAGACCAAGCTAGACCAGGTGCAGACAGACCTGGATGCTGCCAGGGAGCTAGCCAGCCAGGCCATCTTCGGCCCATAG
- a CDS encoding helix-turn-helix transcriptional regulator, which yields MPQLYRNFPHYPIGPFVHQPHADVPFALTRFEQMAEPEVEDPHTHAFYEILWVEQGHSMQAIDGRRYQLGPGSLFFISPGQLHAFEWWQHLRGGTLMFTEAFFLSGRRDTNLLLGLSYLDNPSTEPLFVPGTADWQRLLLLLQALEAETAPALQRAYLEVILLLIERARPGAAYATPQLIAYKRFRSLLEQHFTAEVGTTYYADQLGLSTQHLSRCCVAVSGQPTRWHIEQRRLTEARRLLAYTTLTISEIAFQLAYHDTSHFAKAFRKHLGIAPLAYRAQFAATHPQPHS from the coding sequence ATGCCCCAGCTGTATCGAAACTTTCCGCACTACCCCATAGGGCCCTTCGTCCATCAGCCCCATGCCGATGTTCCCTTTGCCCTCACCCGCTTTGAGCAGATGGCCGAGCCCGAAGTGGAAGACCCGCACACCCATGCTTTTTACGAGATCCTGTGGGTGGAGCAGGGGCACAGCATGCAGGCTATAGACGGGCGGCGCTACCAGCTGGGGCCAGGCTCGCTCTTCTTTATCTCGCCCGGCCAGCTGCATGCCTTCGAGTGGTGGCAGCACCTCCGGGGAGGTACACTGATGTTTACCGAAGCGTTTTTTCTAAGTGGCCGGCGCGATACCAACCTGCTGCTGGGGCTGAGCTATCTGGACAACCCCAGCACAGAGCCACTCTTCGTGCCTGGCACGGCAGACTGGCAACGGCTGCTACTGCTCCTACAGGCCCTGGAGGCCGAAACAGCGCCCGCCCTGCAACGCGCCTACCTGGAGGTGATCCTGCTGCTGATTGAACGAGCGCGGCCTGGTGCGGCCTATGCCACCCCCCAGCTAATCGCATACAAACGCTTCCGCAGCCTACTGGAGCAGCATTTCACCGCCGAAGTGGGCACCACCTACTACGCCGACCAACTGGGGCTGAGCACCCAGCACCTAAGCCGATGCTGTGTGGCTGTAAGCGGCCAGCCTACCCGCTGGCACATAGAGCAGCGCCGCCTGACCGAGGCCAGGCGCCTGCTGGCCTATACGACGCTGACCATAAGCGAAATTGCCTTCCAACTGGCCTACCACGATACCTCTCACTTTGCCAAAGCCTTCCGCAAACACCTGGGCATAGCCCCCCTGGCCTACCGGGCACAGTTTGCGGCTACGCACCCACAGCCCCACTCGTAG